A window of Rhinolophus ferrumequinum isolate MPI-CBG mRhiFer1 chromosome X, mRhiFer1_v1.p, whole genome shotgun sequence contains these coding sequences:
- the PPP2R3B gene encoding serine/threonine-protein phosphatase 2A regulatory subunit B'' subunit beta isoform X2, translating into MRADMRLRELSLRQDPDLRQELAALARGCDFVLPSRFKKRLKAFQQVGTKKEEPLPPAASHSIPAFYFPRGRPQGAVSTDAVIARIEGTFAQFPHERATMEDMGRVAKACGCPLYWKAPLFCGAGGERTGSVSVHKFVAMWRKVLQNCHDDAARFVHLLMNPGCNYLVQEDFIPFLQDVVNTHPGLAFLKEASEFHSRYITTVIQRIFYTVNRSWSGRITCAELRRSTFLQNVALLEEEADINQLTEFFSYEHFYVIYCKFWELDTDHDLLIDPQDLARHNDHAISTKMIDRIFSGAVTRGRKVQKEGKISYADFVWFLISEEDKKTPTSIEYWFRCMDLDGDGALSMFELEYFYEEQCRRLDSMAIEALPFEDCLCQMLDLVKPQNEGKITLHDLKRCKLADVFYDTFFNIEKYLEHEQKEQASLLRETESEGPELSDWEKYAAEEYDILVAEEAAGEPWEDGYEAELSPVDQKLNALRSPLAQRPFFEAPSALGPVDLYEYDSGGDDLHPS; encoded by the exons ATGCGAGCCGACATGCGGCTCCGGGAGCTGTCCCTGCGCCAGGACCCGGACCTGAGGCAGGAGCTGGCCGCGCTGGCCCGCGGCTGTGACTTCGTGCTGCCCTCCAGGTTCAAGAAGAGGCTGAAGGCCTTCCAGCAG GTTGGGACGAAGAAGGAGGAGCCGCTGCCGCCTGCCGCCAGCCACAGCATCCCGGCGTTCTACTTCCCCCGAGGCCGGCCGCAGGGCGCTGTGAGCACAGACGCCGTCATCGCCAGGATCGAGGGGACCTTCGCCCAGTTCCCGCACGAGAGGGCCACCATGGAGGACATGGGCCGCGTGGCCAAG GCCTGCGGCTGCCCGCTGTACTGGAAGGCACCTCTGTTCTGCGGGGCTGGGGGAGAGCGCACGGGCTCGGTGTCGGTGCACAAGTTCGTGGCCATGTGGAGAAA GGTCCTTCAGAACTGTCACGACGATGCAGCCAGGTTCGTCCATCTACTCATGAACCCCGGCTGCAACTACCTGGTACAGGAGGACTTCATCCCCTTCCTGCAG GACGTGGTGAACACCCACCCCGGCCTGGCTTTCCTGAAGGAGGCATCTGAGTTCCATTCCCGCTACATCACCACG GTCATCCAGAGGATATTCTACACGGTGAACCGGTCCTGGTCTGGGAGGATCACCTGTGCCGAGCTCCGCAGGAGCACCTTCCTGCAG AACGTGGCGCTGCTGGAGGAGGAGGCCGACATCAATCAGCTGACGGAGTTCTTCTCCTACGAGCACTTCTACGTCATCTACTGCAAGTTCTGGGAGCTGGACACGGACCACGACCTCCTCATTGACCCGCAGGACCTGGCCCGGCACAACGACCATG CCATCTCCACCAAGATGATCGACAGGATCTTCTCAGGAGCCGTGACGCG AGGCAGGAAAgtccagaaggagggaaagatcAGCTACGCCGACTTCGTCTGGTTCCTCATCTCCGAGGAAGACAAGAAAACCCCGACCAG CATCGAGTACTGGTTCCGCTGCATGGACCTGGACGGGGACGGCGCGCTGTCCATGTTCGAGCTGGAGTATTTCTACGAGGAGCAGTGCCGCCGGCTGGACAGCATGGCCATCGAGGCGCTGCCCTTCGAGGACTGCCTGTGCCAGATGCTGGACCTGGTGAAGCCCCAGAATGAGG GGAAGATCACGCTGCACGACCTCAAGAGGTGCAAGCTGGCCGACGTCTTCTACGACACCTTCTTCAACATCGAGAAGTACTTGGAGCACGAGCAGAAGGAGCAGGCGTCGCTGCTGCGG GAGACTGAGAGTGAGGGGCCCGAGCTGTCGGACTGGGAGAAATACGCCGCGGAGGAGTACGACATCCTGGTGGCCGAGGAGGCTGCGGGCGAGCCCTGGGAGGACGG